In Nonomuraea sp. NBC_00507, the following are encoded in one genomic region:
- a CDS encoding 2-oxoacid:acceptor oxidoreductase subunit alpha, giving the protein MTKQVQQLDRVIIRFAGDSGDGMQLTGDRFTAGTAEFGNDLSTLPNFPAEIRAPAGTLPGVSSFQLHFADHDILTPGDAPNVLVAMNPAALKANLGDLPRGSDIIVNTDEFTKRNLQKVGYAANPLEDDSLNEWRVHAVPLTSLTVKALEGFDLSKKDAERSKNMFALGLLSWLYHRPTDHTIKFLEQKFAKKPEIAKANIAAFQAGWNYGETTESFSVSYEVKPAQLAPGVYRNISGNQALAYGLIAASVQSKLPLFLGSYPITPASDILHELSKHKKFGIRTFQAEDEIAGVGAALGAAFGGALGVTTTSGPGVALKAETVGLAVTTELPLIIVDVQRAGPSTGMPTKTEQTDLLMAMYGRNGESPVPIVAPMSPSDCFDAAIEATRIAVKYRTPVMLLSDGYLANGSEPWRLPEISDLPDISQEFTTTPNGGDGEFLPYKRDTETLARPWAIPGTAGLEHRIGGIEKADGTGNISYDPDNHDLMVRSRAAKIAGIDVPDLEVDDPDGDAKVLVIGWGSTYGPIAAAMRRIRRNGGKVAQAHFRHLNPLPANTGEVLKRYDKVLLPEINLGQLALLLRGRYLVDVISYNRVRGLPFKAEELAGVIQDVIDSD; this is encoded by the coding sequence GTGACGAAGCAGGTCCAGCAACTCGACCGCGTGATCATCCGGTTCGCTGGGGACTCCGGCGACGGCATGCAGCTCACCGGCGACCGCTTCACGGCGGGCACGGCGGAGTTCGGCAACGACCTTTCCACGTTGCCCAACTTCCCGGCTGAGATCCGCGCGCCGGCAGGCACCCTGCCCGGCGTGTCGAGCTTCCAGCTCCACTTCGCCGACCACGACATTCTCACGCCCGGCGACGCGCCGAACGTGCTCGTGGCCATGAACCCGGCGGCACTCAAGGCCAACCTGGGCGACCTGCCCCGGGGCTCCGACATCATCGTGAACACGGACGAGTTCACCAAGCGCAACCTGCAGAAGGTCGGCTACGCCGCCAACCCGCTGGAGGACGACTCGCTCAACGAGTGGCGGGTCCACGCGGTGCCGCTGACCTCGCTCACCGTCAAGGCGCTCGAGGGCTTCGACCTGTCCAAGAAGGACGCCGAGCGGTCGAAGAACATGTTCGCCCTCGGCCTGCTCAGCTGGCTCTACCACCGGCCGACCGACCACACCATCAAGTTCCTCGAGCAAAAGTTCGCAAAGAAGCCGGAGATCGCCAAGGCCAACATCGCGGCCTTCCAGGCGGGCTGGAACTACGGGGAGACCACCGAGTCGTTCTCGGTGTCCTACGAGGTCAAGCCGGCGCAGCTGGCGCCGGGCGTCTACCGCAACATCTCCGGCAACCAGGCGCTCGCCTACGGCCTGATCGCCGCCAGCGTGCAGTCCAAGCTGCCGCTGTTCCTGGGCTCCTACCCGATCACCCCGGCCAGCGACATCCTGCACGAGCTCAGCAAGCACAAGAAGTTCGGCATCCGCACCTTCCAGGCAGAGGATGAGATCGCGGGCGTCGGCGCGGCGCTCGGGGCCGCCTTCGGCGGCGCGCTGGGCGTGACCACCACGTCGGGTCCGGGTGTGGCGCTGAAGGCCGAGACGGTCGGCCTGGCGGTCACCACCGAGCTGCCGCTGATCATCGTGGACGTGCAGCGGGCCGGGCCGAGCACCGGCATGCCGACCAAGACCGAGCAGACCGACCTGCTGATGGCCATGTACGGCCGCAACGGCGAGTCCCCGGTGCCGATCGTGGCGCCGATGTCGCCGAGCGACTGCTTCGACGCGGCCATCGAGGCGACCAGGATCGCGGTCAAATACCGCACCCCGGTCATGCTGCTCTCGGACGGCTACCTGGCCAACGGCTCGGAGCCGTGGCGCCTGCCCGAAATTTCCGACTTGCCTGATATTTCACAAGAATTTACGACGACTCCGAATGGTGGCGACGGCGAGTTCCTGCCGTACAAGCGGGACACTGAGACCCTCGCCCGCCCGTGGGCCATCCCCGGCACCGCCGGGCTGGAGCACCGCATCGGCGGCATCGAGAAGGCCGACGGCACCGGCAACATCTCCTACGACCCGGACAACCACGACCTGATGGTCCGCAGCCGGGCCGCCAAGATCGCCGGCATCGACGTGCCTGACCTCGAGGTCGACGACCCCGACGGCGACGCGAAGGTGCTGGTCATCGGCTGGGGCTCGACCTACGGCCCAATCGCCGCGGCCATGCGGCGGATCAGGAGGAACGGCGGCAAGGTCGCCCAGGCACACTTCCGCCACCTCAACCCGCTGCCGGCCAACACCGGCGAGGTGCTCAAGCGCTACGACAAGGTGCTGCTCCCCGAGATCAACCTGGGCCAGCTGGCCCTGCTGCTGCGGGGCCGCTACCTCGTCGACGTGATCAGCTACAACCGTGTGCGCGGGCTCCCGTTCAAGGCCGAGGAGCTGGCCGGAGTCATCCAGGACGTGATCGACAGTGACTGA
- a CDS encoding class I SAM-dependent methyltransferase, whose amino-acid sequence MSRLNALRSRFVDAPDSLGAKARARRWQWFADRFPDLDQMNVLDLGGTAGAWMRAPVRPAHVHIVNLEQPPADLPAWLRADVADACDLPASIRGTRYDLVFSNAVIEHVGGHQRRQQFADTVHEMAERHWVQTPYRYFPVEPHFLFPGFQFLPLAARTTILRRWPLVHTPTSDRDAARMIAMEVELLSVTEMRHYFPKSQIRFERLAGLVKSVIAIRS is encoded by the coding sequence ATGAGCCGTCTGAATGCCCTACGCAGTCGTTTCGTGGATGCTCCGGACTCGCTGGGAGCCAAGGCACGGGCGCGAAGGTGGCAGTGGTTCGCCGACCGGTTCCCGGACCTCGACCAGATGAACGTCCTCGACCTCGGCGGTACTGCCGGAGCCTGGATGCGCGCTCCGGTCAGGCCTGCGCACGTACACATCGTCAACCTCGAGCAACCGCCCGCCGACCTGCCGGCGTGGCTGCGCGCCGACGTCGCCGACGCTTGCGACCTGCCGGCCTCGATCCGTGGTACGCGGTATGACCTGGTGTTCTCCAACGCGGTGATCGAACATGTCGGCGGGCACCAGCGTCGACAGCAGTTCGCCGACACCGTGCACGAGATGGCCGAGCGACACTGGGTGCAGACGCCCTACCGCTATTTCCCGGTCGAGCCGCACTTTCTGTTCCCTGGATTCCAGTTCCTGCCACTCGCCGCACGGACGACGATCCTGCGCCGCTGGCCACTCGTCCACACCCCGACCTCCGACCGGGACGCCGCCCGCATGATCGCCATGGAGGTCGAGTTGCTCAGCGTGACCGAGATGCGACACTACTTCCCCAAGTCCCAGATCCGCTTCGAACGGCTGGCAGGGCTGGTGAAATCGGTCATCGCGATCCGCAGCTAG
- a CDS encoding 2-oxoacid:ferredoxin oxidoreductase subunit beta produces MTELVNGKGLSLVPKTDVKQGLKDFKSDQEVRWCPGCGDYAILAAVQSFLPELGLKRENIVFVSGIGCSSRFPYYLNTYGFHSIHGRAPAIATGLSASRPDLSVWVITGDGDALSIGGNHLIHALRRNVNLNILLFNNRIYGLTKGQYSPTSEVGKITKSTPMGSLDKPFNPISLAIGAEASFVARTLDSDRKHLQSVLREATAHRGASLVEIYQNCNIFNDNAFEPLKDPEVRDDITLRLEHGQPIVSATKAVVRAASGSLEVVARDGVNEDEILVHDAHNPDPSVAFALSRLDDPAFEHVPIGVFRSVDRPSYEVAMAEQMEEAAQQKGPGDLSELLLGGDTWRIG; encoded by the coding sequence GTGACTGAGCTGGTTAACGGGAAGGGCTTGTCGCTCGTTCCCAAGACGGATGTGAAGCAGGGCCTGAAGGACTTCAAGTCCGACCAGGAGGTCCGCTGGTGCCCCGGCTGCGGTGACTACGCGATCCTGGCCGCGGTGCAGAGCTTCCTGCCGGAGCTCGGGCTCAAGCGCGAGAACATCGTGTTCGTGTCGGGCATCGGCTGCTCGTCGCGGTTCCCTTACTACCTCAACACCTACGGGTTCCACTCGATCCACGGCCGCGCGCCGGCGATCGCGACCGGGCTGTCCGCCTCCAGGCCCGACCTGTCGGTGTGGGTGATCACGGGTGACGGTGACGCGCTGTCCATCGGCGGCAACCACCTGATCCACGCGCTGCGCCGCAACGTCAACCTCAACATCCTGCTGTTCAACAACAGGATCTACGGTCTGACCAAGGGCCAATACTCCCCCACGTCCGAGGTCGGCAAGATCACCAAGTCGACGCCGATGGGGTCGCTGGACAAGCCGTTCAACCCGATCTCGCTGGCCATCGGCGCGGAGGCGTCGTTCGTGGCCCGCACCCTCGACTCCGACCGCAAGCACCTGCAGTCGGTGCTGCGCGAGGCCACCGCGCACCGCGGCGCGTCGCTGGTGGAGATCTACCAAAACTGCAACATCTTCAACGACAACGCCTTCGAGCCGCTCAAGGACCCGGAGGTCCGCGACGACATCACGCTGCGGCTGGAGCACGGGCAGCCGATCGTGAGCGCCACCAAGGCGGTCGTCCGGGCCGCTTCCGGCAGTCTTGAAGTCGTGGCCCGCGACGGCGTGAACGAGGACGAGATCCTCGTGCACGACGCGCACAATCCCGACCCGTCGGTCGCCTTCGCGCTGAGCAGGCTGGACGACCCGGCGTTCGAGCACGTGCCGATCGGCGTCTTCCGCAGCGTGGACCGGCCGTCGTACGAGGTGGCCATGGCCGAGCAGATGGAGGAGGCCGCGCAGCAGAAGGGTCCAGGGGACCTGAGCGAGCTGCTGCTGGGCGGAGACACCTGGCGCATCGGCTAG
- a CDS encoding NAD-dependent epimerase/dehydratase family protein — protein sequence MVLVTGAAGFIGSHLVTRLRALGAEVHAVSRRPQQARHGEIWHAAHLNDAGETTRLVQSVRPSVLFHVAGEVTGSRSDEVVRATLESNVIGGVNVLAAAHESGVKTVLTGSIEEPRPGNDQAPPSSAYAMSKWAATGYAQLYHRLWDLPVTVLRPSMVYGPAQPDTTKLVPYVTLCLLRGQRPRLTRATKLADWIYVDDVVDAFVLAGESDKAIGHTLDIGTGLKTPAHEIVERLYRIVDPSSKPEFGTTPDRPHDITQVGDITPTADLLGWHPVTELDEGLRRTVDWYASQESHKESRS from the coding sequence GTGGTGCTGGTGACGGGGGCCGCCGGATTCATCGGCTCGCATCTGGTGACGCGCTTACGAGCCCTCGGCGCTGAGGTGCACGCGGTCAGCCGCCGCCCTCAGCAGGCTCGCCATGGAGAGATCTGGCACGCGGCACACCTGAACGACGCCGGTGAGACGACCCGGCTCGTCCAGTCGGTACGACCAAGCGTCCTGTTCCACGTCGCCGGCGAAGTCACTGGTTCGAGGAGTGACGAGGTCGTCCGTGCCACCCTGGAGAGCAATGTCATCGGCGGGGTCAACGTGCTGGCCGCCGCGCATGAAAGTGGCGTCAAGACCGTCCTCACCGGCTCCATCGAGGAGCCGCGCCCGGGCAACGACCAGGCGCCGCCGTCATCGGCGTACGCGATGTCCAAGTGGGCCGCCACCGGCTACGCCCAGCTCTACCACCGGCTCTGGGATCTGCCCGTCACCGTGCTGCGCCCCAGCATGGTCTACGGGCCGGCCCAGCCCGACACCACCAAGCTCGTGCCCTATGTGACTCTCTGCCTCCTCCGAGGGCAGCGTCCCCGCCTTACCAGGGCCACCAAGCTCGCCGACTGGATCTATGTCGACGATGTCGTCGACGCGTTCGTCCTGGCAGGCGAATCGGACAAGGCGATCGGACACACTCTTGATATCGGGACCGGTCTCAAGACCCCGGCCCATGAGATCGTCGAGAGACTTTATCGAATCGTCGACCCCAGCTCGAAGCCTGAATTCGGCACGACCCCCGATCGCCCGCACGATATTACGCAGGTCGGCGACATCACGCCGACCGCGGACCTGCTCGGCTGGCATCCTGTCACAGAATTGGACGAGGGGTTGCGCCGAACAGTCGATTGGTACGCGTCGCAAGAAAGTCACAAAGAATCACGCTCTTAG
- a CDS encoding 2OG-Fe(II) oxygenase — protein sequence MQDLQAFTFRRDELFPLADKYSEQFRTASPFRHVVIDDFLPPDVLEPVLEEFPEPRDATWQRFDTAREVKLALADTERMGPATRHLLAEFNSGVFVEFLERLTGIAQLVSDPHFEGGGLHQIRPGGFLKVHADFNKSRKLNLDRRLNGLLYLNKDWEESYGGHLQLWNKDMTECEGKILPVFNRFVLFATTDDANHGHPDPLTCPEDRARRSMALYYYSNGRPEDEVTDEHTTLFKERPGEAWKSNLRQVAKRWTPPALADLVGNRKTKET from the coding sequence ATGCAGGATCTGCAGGCTTTCACCTTTCGCCGGGATGAGCTCTTCCCGCTCGCGGACAAGTATTCCGAGCAGTTCCGTACGGCCTCGCCGTTCCGTCATGTGGTCATCGACGACTTCCTGCCGCCCGACGTGCTGGAGCCCGTCCTCGAGGAGTTCCCCGAGCCGCGAGATGCCACCTGGCAGCGGTTCGACACCGCGCGTGAGGTGAAGCTGGCGCTGGCCGACACCGAGCGCATGGGGCCGGCCACCCGGCACCTGCTGGCGGAGTTCAACAGCGGAGTGTTCGTCGAGTTCCTCGAGCGGCTGACCGGCATCGCGCAACTGGTCTCCGACCCGCACTTCGAAGGCGGTGGCCTGCACCAGATCCGGCCGGGTGGCTTCCTCAAGGTGCATGCCGACTTCAACAAGAGCCGCAAGCTCAACCTCGACCGCCGGCTCAACGGCCTGCTCTACCTCAACAAGGACTGGGAGGAGAGCTACGGCGGGCACCTGCAGCTATGGAACAAGGACATGACCGAGTGCGAGGGCAAGATCCTCCCGGTCTTCAACCGGTTCGTGCTGTTCGCCACGACCGATGACGCCAACCACGGGCATCCGGACCCGCTGACCTGTCCGGAGGATCGGGCGCGGCGCTCGATGGCGCTCTACTACTACTCCAACGGCAGGCCCGAGGACGAGGTCACCGACGAGCACACCACACTGTTCAAAGAACGGCCCGGCGAGGCGTGGAAGAGCAATCTCCGCCAGGTCGCCAAGCGCTGGACGCCACCTGCGCTGGCCGACCTCGTCGGCAATCGGAAGACCAAGGAAACGTGA
- a CDS encoding putative leader peptide has translation MTRTVLFARLHVDLCRLASGLCRRCSPTSP, from the coding sequence GTGACCCGAACCGTCCTGTTCGCCCGCCTGCATGTAGACCTCTGCAGGCTCGCGTCCGGACTGTGTCGTCGTTGTTCTCCGACCTCACCCTGA